One segment of Dermochelys coriacea isolate rDerCor1 chromosome 5, rDerCor1.pri.v4, whole genome shotgun sequence DNA contains the following:
- the SLC30A5 gene encoding zinc transporter 5 isoform X2: protein MTCDPYENEVLLILLRCDWAVGRGFIWRIFLNLICLAEGHHDSALTHVLHTIIAFLGVADHKGGVLLLVLALCCKVAFHMASRKLSVDVGGAKRLQALSHLVSVLLLCPWVIVLSLTTESKVESWSSLIMPFVTVIFFVVILDFYVESICSVKMEASKCARYGSLLILISALLFGSFWTHPITDQLRAMNKPAHHEITEHVLSGGVVVSAIFFILSANILSSPSRKGQKGTLIGYSPEGIPLYNFMGDALQHSSQSLPRFIKESLKQILEEYDSRQIFYFLCLNLAFTFVELFYGVWTNSLGLISDGFHMLFDCSALVMGLFAALMTRWKATRIFSYGYGRVEILSGFINGLFLMVIAFFVFMESVARLVDPPDIDTNMLTPVSVGGLIVNLVGICAFSHAHSHGASRGGCHSHDHNHSHHGHGHGHSHGHSHSDHGHNHSHGHSHGFSGGGMNANMRGVFLHVLADTLGSVGVIISTIFIQQFGWLIADPLCSLFIATLIFLSVIPLIKDACQVLLLRLPPECEKDLHVALEKIQKIDGLISYRDPHFWCHSASVVAGTIHVQVISDVMEQRIIQQVTAVLKDVGVNNLTVQVEKEAYFQHMSGLSTGFHEVISMTQQMESMKYYKDGTYIM, encoded by the exons ATGACTTGTGATCCTTATGAGAATGAGGTCCTATTAATTCTGTTGAGATGTGATTGGGCAGTTGGAAGAGGGTTCATTTGGAGAATCTTCCTTAACTTAATTTGTTTAGCTGAGGGACATCATGACAGTGCTCTTACCCATGTTCTTCATACAATCATTGCTTTCCTAGGAGTTGCCGATCACAAG GGTGGAGTGCTGTTGCTGGTACTGGCATTGTGTTGCAAGGTTGCTTTTCATATGGCTTCCCGAAAGCtctctgtagatgtaggtggagcCAAGCGTCTTCAAGCTTTGTCTCATCTTGTTTCCGTCCTTCTGTTATGCCCATGGGTCATCGTCCTATCTCTGACAACTGAG AGTAAAGTAGAATCCTGGTCCTCTCTCATCATGCCTTTCGTAACTGTTATCTTTTTCGTCGTGATCTTGGATTTTTATGTGGAGTCCATATGTTCTGTCAAGATGGAAGCCTCAAAGTGTGCCCGTTATGGATCGCTGCTCATTTTGATTAGTGCGCTGCTCTTTGGCAGCTTCTGGACACATCCGATAACGGATCAGCTTCGAGCTATGAACAAGCCAGCACACCATGAAATCACAGAGCATGTCCTCTCTGGAGGAGTGGTAGTGAGtgccattttcttcattttat CTGCCAATATTCTGTCCTCCCCCTCCAGGAAAGGGCAGAAAGGCACTCTTATTGGCTATTCTCCTGAAGGCATTCCTCTCTATAATTTTATGGGTGATGCTTTGCAGCATAGTTCTCAGTCGTTACCCCGGTTTATTAAAGAGTCACTGAAACAAATCCTTGAGGAGTATGACTCTAGACAGATTTTCTACTTCTTGTGCCTAAATCTG gcTTTCACTTTTGTGGAACTCTTCTATGGAGTGTGGACCAATAGCCTTGGTCTAATCTCAGATGGATTTCATATGCTTTTTGATTGTTCTGCTTTAGTTATGGGACTTTTCGCAGCTCTAATGACTAGATGGAAAGCAACCCGCATATTTTCATATGG GTATGGCCGTGTAGAAATTCTCTCTGGATTTATTAATGGCCTTTTTCTAATGGTAATAGCTTTCTTCGTGTTCATGGAGTCTGTGGCCAGACTAGTAGATCCTCCAGACATAGATACAAATATGTTAACT CCAGTCTCGGTTGGAGGGCTGATAGTAAACCTTGTTGGTATCTGTGCCTTTAGCCATGCCCACTCTCATGGGGCTTCTCGTGGAGGCTGTCACTCACATGATCACAACCATTCACACCATGGTCATGGACATGGACACAGTCATGGCCATTCCCACAGTGACCACGGACACAATCACAGTCATGGACACTCTCATGGGTTTTCAGGAGGAGGCATGAATGCCAACATGAGAG GTGTGTTTTTACATGTGTTGGCAGACACCCTGGGTAGTGTTGGTGTGATCATATCTACGATATTTATTCAACAGTTTGGATGGCTGATAGCTGATCCCCTGTGCTCTCTCTTTATTGCTACATTAATTTTTCTCAGTGTTATCCCACTGATAAAAGATGCCTGTCAAGTACTTTTGCTGAGGCTACCACCAGAATGTGAGAAAGATCTGCACGTTGCGCTAGAAAAG ATCCAGAAAATAGATGGTTTAATATCCTACAGAGATCCTCATTTCTGGTGTCACTCTGCTAGTGTTGTGGCAGGTACTATACATGTACAGGTGATATCAGATGTCATGGAACAGAGAATTATACAGCAG GTAACAGCAGTTCTGAAAGATGTTGGAGTGAACAATTTAACTGTCCAGGTGGAGAAAGAAGCCTATTTTCAACATATGTCTGGCCTCAGTACAGGATTCCATGAAGTCATTTCTATGACACAACAAATGGAATCCATGAAATACTACAAAGATGGCACTTACATCATGTGA